The following proteins are co-located in the Streptomyces sp. DT2A-34 genome:
- a CDS encoding AlpA family transcriptional regulator codes for MAIKIPGFEDARQAAARLKVTVQHIYNLNSSRDDFPKAVYVGRTPLWPVDRLDAWRVAHPKRGD; via the coding sequence ATGGCGATTAAGATTCCTGGTTTCGAAGATGCCCGTCAGGCGGCGGCCCGACTCAAGGTGACCGTCCAGCACATCTACAACCTCAACTCCAGCCGCGACGACTTCCCCAAGGCCGTATACGTCGGCCGCACCCCGCTGTGGCCGGTTGACCGGCTGGACGCGTGGCGGGTGGCACACCCGAAGCGGGGGGATTAA
- a CDS encoding transposase family protein, whose amino-acid sequence MLLLDNRVLLAAIAWRTNLTHRQLADLFGVGVATVHRILERLTPLVAALLEPPGGSRSDLWVVTADSSPSRTRSRPSAPRTTSVR is encoded by the coding sequence ATGCTCCTGCTGGACAACCGCGTCCTCCTGGCCGCCATCGCATGGCGCACCAACCTCACCCACCGCCAACTCGCCGACCTCTTCGGCGTCGGCGTCGCGACCGTGCACCGCATCCTCGAACGGCTCACGCCCCTGGTTGCCGCACTCCTCGAACCGCCCGGCGGCTCCCGCTCGGACCTGTGGGTCGTGACGGCAGACTCATCCCCGTCGAGGACCAGAAGCAGACCAAGTGCTCCAAGAACTACCAGCGTTCGGTGA
- a CDS encoding glycosyltransferase 87 family protein, with protein MTRRSRSATPPCLLLIVSGLSLTAFTALCLHQRLPMADALVYRAEGQAVLRGGDDLYGFTVTEWQLPATYPPFAALLFVPAALLPVTALKATFLAGNALLLAVLVHLSARLSGLATIRLPRRTALCAATAAALWLEPVFQTVLFGQINLALACLILWDLTRPSGARCKGAAVGIAAGIKLTPAIFIAYLLVRGRRREAGTATAACAGTVVLGALALPSASLDFWTRRLYETDRVGKAWIVDNQSLQGVIARALGDPAPGPAVWALPCAAVALTGLWLAARAVEDRHAILLTAFTALLVSPISWSHHWVWCVPLIAVLLAEGRTRTAALVALVFTARTMWLLPHEGDLDLQLPWWQQPLASPYPLLLLPTAEYVIARRMSTRTGALAPAGPVHCSHDDTAHRGTAPEPAEHG; from the coding sequence GTGACCCGTCGATCACGCTCCGCAACTCCTCCCTGTCTCCTGCTGATCGTTTCCGGCCTCTCCCTGACGGCCTTCACCGCCCTCTGCCTCCACCAGCGCCTCCCGATGGCCGACGCGCTGGTCTACCGGGCGGAAGGGCAGGCGGTCCTGCGCGGCGGCGACGACCTCTACGGCTTCACCGTCACCGAGTGGCAGCTCCCCGCCACCTACCCGCCCTTCGCGGCCCTCCTCTTCGTCCCGGCGGCGCTGCTCCCCGTGACGGCCCTCAAGGCGACCTTCCTGGCGGGCAACGCGCTCCTGCTCGCCGTACTCGTCCATCTCTCCGCCCGGCTGTCGGGCCTGGCGACGATCCGCCTCCCGCGCCGAACAGCCCTCTGCGCCGCCACGGCCGCGGCCCTCTGGCTGGAGCCGGTGTTCCAGACCGTCCTCTTCGGCCAGATCAACCTGGCCCTGGCCTGCCTGATCCTGTGGGACCTCACCCGGCCGTCGGGGGCCCGCTGCAAGGGCGCCGCCGTGGGCATCGCGGCCGGCATCAAGCTGACGCCGGCGATCTTCATCGCGTACCTGCTGGTGCGCGGGCGACGCCGGGAGGCGGGGACGGCGACGGCGGCCTGCGCCGGGACGGTCGTGCTCGGCGCTCTCGCCCTCCCCTCCGCGAGCCTCGACTTCTGGACCCGCCGCCTCTATGAGACGGACCGCGTGGGCAAGGCCTGGATCGTCGACAACCAGTCGTTGCAGGGGGTGATCGCGCGCGCCCTCGGCGACCCGGCACCGGGCCCGGCGGTCTGGGCGCTGCCGTGCGCGGCGGTCGCGCTCACGGGCCTGTGGCTGGCCGCGCGTGCCGTCGAGGACCGCCACGCGATCCTGCTGACGGCGTTCACGGCGCTGCTGGTCTCACCGATCAGCTGGTCCCACCACTGGGTGTGGTGCGTCCCGCTGATCGCCGTACTGCTGGCAGAGGGCCGTACGCGTACGGCCGCGCTCGTGGCCCTCGTCTTCACCGCCCGCACGATGTGGCTGCTGCCGCACGAGGGGGACCTGGACCTTCAACTGCCTTGGTGGCAGCAGCCGTTGGCGTCACCGTACCCGTTGCTGCTGCTGCCGACGGCTGAGTACGTGATCGCCCGCCGGATGAGTACGCGAACCGGTGCCCTGGCACCGGCCGGACCGGTTCACTGCTCGCATGACGACACAGCACATCGCGGCACAGCCCCCGAGCCCGCCGAACATGGCTGA
- a CDS encoding DNA repair helicase XPB, which yields MSCLIVQSDKTLLLEVDHEQAGDCRRAIAPFAELERAPEHIHTYRVTPLGLWNARAAGHDAEQVVDALVQYSRYPVPHALLVDIAETMDRYGRLTLSKHPAHGLVLTSTDRPVLEEVLRSKRIAPLVGARIDPDTVVVHPSERGQIKQTLLKLGWPAEDLAGYVDGEAHPIELAEDGWALRPYQKQAVENFWHGGSGVVVLPCGAGKTLVGAGSMAQAKSTTLILVTNTVSARQWKHELVKRTSLTEDEIGEYSGTRKEIRPVTIATYQVLTTRRKGVYPHLELFDSRDWGLIVYDEVHLLPAPVFKFTADLQARRRLGLTATLVREDGRESDVFSLIGPKRFDAPWKEIEAQGYIAPADCVEVRVNLTDAERLAYATAETEEKYRYCATTDTKRKVTEAIVRRFAGQQILVIGQYIDQLDELGEHLNAPVIKGETSNAQREKLFDAFRQGEISVLVVSKVANFSIDLPEATVAIQVSGTFGSRQEEAQRLGRVLRPKADGHQAHFYSVVARDTIDQDFAAHRQRFLAEQGYAYRIMDADDILAES from the coding sequence GTGTCCTGCCTAATCGTCCAGTCCGACAAGACCCTGCTCCTGGAGGTCGACCACGAGCAGGCCGGCGACTGCCGTCGGGCCATCGCGCCGTTCGCGGAGCTGGAGCGGGCGCCGGAGCACATCCACACGTACCGGGTGACGCCGCTGGGGCTGTGGAACGCGCGGGCGGCGGGGCACGACGCCGAGCAGGTCGTGGACGCGCTGGTGCAGTACAGCCGGTATCCGGTGCCGCACGCGCTGCTGGTCGACATCGCCGAGACGATGGACCGGTACGGCCGCCTGACCCTGAGCAAGCACCCGGCCCACGGGCTGGTCCTGACGAGCACCGACCGTCCGGTCCTGGAGGAGGTACTGCGCTCCAAGCGGATCGCGCCCCTCGTCGGCGCCCGTATCGACCCGGACACCGTCGTCGTCCATCCCTCCGAGCGGGGGCAGATCAAGCAGACCCTGCTGAAGCTGGGCTGGCCCGCCGAGGACCTCGCGGGGTACGTCGACGGCGAGGCGCATCCGATCGAGCTGGCCGAGGACGGGTGGGCGCTGCGGCCGTACCAGAAGCAGGCCGTGGAGAACTTCTGGCACGGCGGCAGTGGGGTCGTGGTCCTGCCCTGTGGTGCCGGAAAGACGCTGGTCGGCGCCGGGTCCATGGCTCAGGCCAAGTCGACGACGCTCATCCTCGTCACCAACACCGTCTCCGCCCGGCAGTGGAAGCACGAGCTGGTGAAGCGGACGTCACTGACCGAGGACGAGATCGGTGAGTACAGCGGGACGCGCAAGGAGATCCGGCCCGTCACCATCGCCACGTATCAGGTGCTCACCACCAGGCGGAAGGGTGTCTATCCGCACCTGGAGCTGTTCGACTCCCGGGACTGGGGTCTGATCGTCTACGACGAGGTGCATCTGCTGCCGGCGCCCGTCTTCAAGTTCACCGCCGATCTCCAGGCCCGGCGGCGGCTCGGGCTCACCGCGACCCTCGTGCGGGAGGACGGGCGGGAGTCCGACGTCTTCTCGCTCATCGGTCCCAAGCGGTTCGACGCGCCCTGGAAGGAGATCGAGGCGCAGGGCTACATCGCGCCCGCGGACTGCGTGGAGGTGCGGGTCAATCTGACGGACGCCGAGCGGCTCGCGTACGCCACCGCCGAGACCGAGGAGAAGTACCGCTACTGCGCGACGACCGACACCAAGCGGAAGGTCACGGAGGCCATCGTCCGGCGTTTCGCCGGGCAGCAGATCCTGGTCATCGGCCAGTACATCGACCAGCTCGACGAACTGGGCGAGCACCTCAACGCCCCGGTCATCAAGGGCGAGACCTCCAACGCCCAGCGCGAGAAGCTCTTCGACGCCTTCCGGCAGGGCGAGATCAGCGTCCTCGTCGTGTCCAAGGTCGCCAACTTCTCCATCGACCTGCCGGAGGCGACCGTCGCCATCCAGGTCTCCGGCACCTTCGGCTCCCGCCAGGAGGAGGCCCAGCGCCTCGGCCGGGTCCTGCGACCCAAGGCCGACGGGCACCAGGCCCACTTCTACTCGGTCGTCGCCCGCGACACGATCGACCAGGACTTCGCCGCCCACCGCCAGCGGTTCCTGGCGGAGCAGGGGTATGCGTACCGGATCATGGACGCGGACGACATCCTGGCCGAGAGCTGA
- a CDS encoding tetratricopeptide repeat protein — MTSREDSHGVRNQISGGLYFNAVIQGAHVTLQLPATVPPALTGMPTPSPAFTGRISERDTLLAALRPGREGKGTSHVIAGLPGVGKTELALQVAHHALNSANCLPGGVLFIDLFGYDDRRRVGPHRALGSLLRSLAVPDEYVPDDVEDRARLYRSVLAAYAAEQRRILLILDNAMNSAQVRPLLPGDPRIPVLITSRHSLSDLGVRLLDLSVLDQRTSVEFIERSLREVVGPTDTRVADEPEAAGEVASLCGRLPLALSVVAALLADIPARPLHSMATALSNARHRLERLSREDLAVRAAFDLSYQHLRPDQARLFRLLPLNPGPDLSTEALSRMAGLAVDDAEQLLLSLARGHFIEPGSSYGRWRMHDLIRLFADDLGRAQDGPRAREEAVNWLLQHYVTTTHAADTHIDVGVQPDPHFPDLDAALTWLDAERHNLLAAALAAPELGQPEALLQLHFSLIDYQSLRRHFDEHAELALAALAAIRSPAHPTLRVFEASVLNNLATAQRELRRFQEAVASYQEAQSLHALRGDTLHVAATLNNLGLTYQQMNRPEEAVDVLRQALALYPPETDPRVRGMAYTNLGKALHSLRRLQEAAEALTEDITICQEIGDRAGEGVALNNLGMVLRDMGQLPAAADAHRRALAAAKEAKDLYSEGLAQANLGLVLALGREGPGPGEAINRITAAVDILDSLGEEHMAALARNHLGMVFLQTSSPEEAIAPLSSVLDVSRRAGDPYTEATALTNLGTALELSGRYSEAVQAQREAVALCRHLGERHREAQALFNLGLALRRTGDLRAADDAFGESATAFQETGDEAQLTKVTQVRNETGK, encoded by the coding sequence GTGACCAGTCGGGAGGACAGCCACGGCGTCCGCAACCAGATCAGCGGTGGGCTGTACTTCAACGCCGTGATCCAGGGCGCCCATGTGACACTCCAGCTTCCCGCCACTGTCCCGCCCGCACTCACCGGCATGCCCACGCCATCCCCAGCGTTCACGGGCCGAATATCCGAACGGGACACTCTGCTCGCGGCGCTCCGGCCGGGCCGGGAGGGAAAAGGCACAAGCCACGTGATCGCCGGGCTGCCCGGGGTGGGGAAGACCGAACTCGCCCTTCAGGTTGCCCATCACGCGCTGAACAGCGCGAACTGTCTCCCAGGCGGAGTTCTCTTCATCGACCTCTTCGGCTACGACGACCGACGACGCGTCGGCCCGCACCGCGCCCTCGGCTCGCTGCTCCGCTCCCTGGCCGTGCCGGACGAGTACGTCCCGGACGACGTCGAGGACCGGGCGCGGCTGTACCGCTCGGTCCTTGCCGCCTACGCGGCGGAACAGCGGCGGATCCTGCTGATCCTCGACAATGCGATGAACAGCGCCCAGGTCCGTCCGCTGCTTCCCGGCGATCCGCGCATCCCTGTACTGATCACCTCCCGACACTCCCTGAGCGACCTCGGGGTCCGCCTGCTCGACCTGTCCGTCCTGGATCAACGGACTTCGGTGGAATTCATCGAACGGAGCCTCCGCGAGGTCGTCGGCCCTACGGACACCCGCGTGGCGGACGAGCCGGAAGCGGCCGGCGAGGTGGCGTCACTGTGCGGTCGGCTGCCCCTCGCGCTCTCGGTCGTCGCCGCCCTGCTCGCCGACATCCCTGCCCGGCCGCTGCACTCCATGGCGACGGCCCTGAGCAACGCGCGCCACCGACTGGAGCGGCTCAGCCGGGAGGACCTCGCCGTCCGCGCCGCCTTCGATCTCTCGTACCAGCACCTACGGCCGGACCAGGCCAGGCTCTTCCGGCTGTTGCCGCTCAATCCGGGGCCCGATCTCTCCACGGAGGCACTGTCCCGGATGGCCGGTCTGGCAGTCGATGACGCAGAACAGTTGCTGCTGTCTCTCGCCCGTGGCCACTTCATCGAGCCAGGATCGTCATACGGGCGCTGGCGCATGCATGACCTCATACGTCTGTTCGCGGACGATCTGGGCCGCGCTCAGGACGGACCGCGCGCACGGGAAGAGGCCGTGAACTGGTTGTTGCAGCACTACGTCACCACCACACACGCCGCCGACACCCACATCGACGTGGGAGTCCAGCCCGATCCCCACTTCCCTGACCTGGACGCCGCCCTCACCTGGCTGGACGCCGAGCGGCACAACCTGCTCGCCGCCGCCCTCGCCGCACCGGAGCTGGGACAGCCGGAGGCGCTGCTCCAACTGCACTTCTCACTGATCGACTACCAGTCCCTGCGTCGGCACTTCGACGAGCACGCCGAACTGGCCCTCGCGGCGCTTGCGGCAATCCGGTCACCGGCTCATCCGACGCTGCGGGTTTTCGAGGCGAGTGTCCTGAACAACCTGGCCACGGCCCAGCGCGAGCTGCGTCGATTCCAGGAAGCGGTGGCCTCGTACCAAGAAGCGCAGAGCCTGCACGCACTCAGGGGGGACACCCTCCACGTAGCCGCCACTCTCAACAATCTCGGCCTGACCTACCAGCAGATGAACCGGCCGGAGGAGGCTGTGGACGTCCTACGGCAGGCCCTGGCTCTGTATCCGCCGGAGACGGACCCTCGCGTCCGGGGCATGGCCTACACCAACCTCGGCAAGGCCTTGCACAGCCTGCGCAGACTCCAGGAGGCCGCCGAGGCCCTCACCGAGGACATCACCATCTGCCAGGAGATCGGTGACCGCGCAGGTGAGGGCGTGGCGCTCAACAACCTGGGGATGGTGTTGCGGGACATGGGGCAGCTCCCGGCTGCCGCCGATGCCCACAGACGCGCCCTCGCAGCCGCCAAGGAGGCCAAAGACCTGTACAGCGAGGGCCTGGCCCAGGCGAACCTCGGGCTGGTCCTCGCCCTGGGCCGCGAGGGTCCTGGACCGGGCGAGGCGATCAACCGGATCACGGCGGCCGTGGACATCCTGGACTCTCTGGGCGAGGAACACATGGCGGCTCTGGCGCGGAACCACCTTGGCATGGTCTTCCTGCAGACCAGCAGCCCGGAGGAAGCCATCGCGCCTCTGTCGTCAGTACTCGATGTGAGCCGCCGGGCCGGGGATCCGTACACCGAGGCGACGGCATTGACTAACCTGGGCACGGCACTGGAGCTGTCGGGCAGGTACAGCGAGGCCGTACAAGCACAGAGAGAGGCCGTCGCCCTCTGCAGGCACCTGGGTGAACGACACCGCGAAGCCCAGGCACTGTTCAACCTCGGCCTCGCCCTCCGGCGCACAGGCGACCTGCGAGCGGCGGACGACGCGTTCGGCGAGTCCGCCACCGCCTTCCAGGAGACCGGCGACGAGGCGCAACTCACCAAGGTCACACAGGTCCGAAACGAGACCGGGAAGTAG
- a CDS encoding helix-turn-helix transcriptional regulator produces the protein MVLATELARLRAESGWSLRELADKVGWDHSQLHGLERGRTLGGPEVIEALDTVYGTKPLLMRLWEIAKQQVVFRDKYVRYMELEAEASVIEHYAGSFLHGMFQTEAYARELLWSTPHLPSQILELEEQLASRMSRHELLLSETPPHLRAIIDEAVLRRPLLDAGEWRGQLAHIAEMASQPHVTVQVLPYSVGLHDLLGGLVTLLRCPDGSTAVWVESSKSGELFEDAREVEQLRLSYDALRDVALSPQDSVAFIEQVMEDSAPCDPPAST, from the coding sequence GTGGTGCTGGCCACCGAGTTGGCCCGGCTGCGGGCCGAATCAGGCTGGTCCCTGCGGGAGTTGGCCGACAAGGTCGGGTGGGATCACTCGCAGCTGCACGGCCTGGAGCGCGGCAGGACTCTCGGCGGCCCCGAGGTCATCGAGGCGCTGGACACGGTCTACGGGACGAAGCCGCTGCTGATGCGGTTGTGGGAGATCGCCAAGCAGCAGGTCGTGTTCCGCGACAAGTACGTGCGGTACATGGAGCTGGAGGCGGAAGCCTCGGTCATTGAGCACTATGCGGGGAGCTTCCTGCACGGCATGTTTCAGACCGAGGCGTACGCGCGGGAGTTGCTCTGGTCGACGCCGCATCTTCCCAGTCAAATATTGGAGTTGGAGGAACAGCTTGCGAGTCGTATGAGCAGGCACGAGCTACTGCTGAGTGAGACGCCGCCACATCTGCGGGCGATCATCGACGAGGCAGTCCTGAGGCGGCCACTCCTGGACGCCGGGGAATGGCGCGGCCAACTCGCCCACATCGCCGAAATGGCATCCCAGCCGCATGTGACCGTCCAGGTTCTGCCGTACTCGGTGGGGTTGCATGATCTCCTGGGCGGACTGGTCACTCTTCTTCGGTGCCCCGACGGAAGCACCGCGGTCTGGGTGGAGAGCAGCAAGAGCGGTGAGCTATTCGAAGACGCCAGGGAAGTCGAACAACTCCGGTTGTCCTACGATGCACTTCGAGACGTGGCCCTTTCGCCGCAGGACTCCGTGGCGTTCATTGAGCAGGTGATGGAGGACAGTGCCCCATGCGATCCCCCGGCATCGACCTGA
- a CDS encoding DUF397 domain-containing protein, translating to MRSPGIDLTVACWRKSSYSDGGAGNCIEVAHNFPTVIPVRDSKTPHGPALVFPAGGWASFVAAVKGGRLNG from the coding sequence ATGCGATCCCCCGGCATCGACCTGACAGTTGCTTGCTGGCGCAAGTCCAGCTACAGCGACGGGGGTGCGGGCAACTGCATCGAGGTAGCCCACAACTTCCCCACCGTCATCCCCGTCCGTGACAGCAAGACGCCCCACGGCCCGGCCCTCGTCTTCCCGGCCGGCGGCTGGGCTTCGTTCGTCGCCGCCGTCAAGGGTGGCAGGCTCAACGGCTGA
- the istB gene encoding IS21-like element helper ATPase IstB, producing the protein MPTVQPTSRDPSPTTTTLGYALFATRWLQAPLYFGLVAAQGVYVYKFFNELWTLVLRCVTGQATETYVMLAVLKLVDVVMIANLLIMVIVGGYETFVSRIGLQGHRDQPEWLSHVNSNVLKVKLATAIVGISSVHLLQMFVDVHHTSRHALLWGTVIHMAFIFSAAILAYMSGPMAVHGERGAQQAHRTEHAPEEPAEKVFVPAQAVSREDELSAEERVRAAGFPARKLLEDFDEAHPRTFDREAVARLGKLDFVAARRNVVFVGPPGIGKTHLAVGLGVRACQAGHSVRFATAAQWAARLADAQDAGRLAEELTALDDHALLIVDEVGYTPFDAETAALFFRLVAHRYERASLIVTSDRPLGRWDEIFGGPSAPAMVDRLAHHAELVRIDGDSYRMRRATSGWADRSC; encoded by the coding sequence TTGCCGACTGTGCAGCCAACCAGCCGTGACCCCTCCCCGACGACCACCACCCTTGGGTACGCCCTGTTCGCCACCCGCTGGCTGCAGGCCCCGCTCTACTTCGGTCTCGTGGCCGCCCAGGGGGTGTACGTCTACAAGTTTTTCAACGAGCTGTGGACGTTAGTGCTCCGCTGCGTGACCGGGCAGGCGACCGAGACCTACGTCATGCTCGCCGTGCTCAAGCTGGTCGACGTCGTGATGATCGCCAACCTGCTGATCATGGTGATCGTCGGCGGCTATGAGACGTTCGTCTCGCGCATCGGTCTGCAGGGCCACCGCGACCAGCCGGAATGGCTCTCGCACGTGAACTCCAACGTGCTGAAGGTCAAGCTCGCCACCGCCATCGTGGGCATCTCGTCCGTCCATCTGCTCCAGATGTTCGTGGACGTCCACCACACCTCGCGCCACGCACTGCTGTGGGGCACGGTGATCCACATGGCGTTCATCTTCTCGGCGGCGATCCTGGCGTACATGTCCGGGCCGATGGCCGTGCACGGCGAGCGGGGTGCCCAGCAGGCGCACCGCACGGAGCACGCTCCCGAGGAGCCCGCCGAGAAGGTCTTCGTCCCGGCCCAGGCCGTGTCGCGCGAGGACGAGCTGAGCGCCGAGGAGCGGGTGCGCGCCGCCGGTTTCCCCGCCCGCAAACTCCTGGAGGACTTCGACGAGGCGCACCCGCGCACCTTCGACCGGGAGGCCGTGGCCCGGCTCGGCAAGCTCGACTTCGTCGCCGCCCGCCGGAACGTGGTCTTCGTCGGCCCGCCCGGCATCGGCAAGACGCATCTGGCCGTCGGCCTCGGCGTGCGCGCCTGTCAGGCCGGCCACTCGGTGCGGTTCGCGACGGCCGCGCAGTGGGCCGCCCGGCTGGCCGACGCCCAGGACGCCGGCCGGCTCGCCGAGGAGCTCACCGCGCTCGACGACCACGCCCTGCTGATCGTCGACGAGGTCGGCTACACCCCCTTCGACGCGGAGACCGCCGCCCTCTTCTTCCGACTGGTCGCGCACCGCTACGAACGGGCCTCGCTGATCGTGACCAGCGACCGTCCGCTCGGCCGCTGGGACGAGATCTTCGGCGGCCCCTCCGCGCCGGCGATGGTGGACCGGCTGGCCCACCACGCCGAACTCGTACGGATCGACGGCGACAGCTACCGGATGCGCCGGGCTACTTCAGGATGGGCAGACCGAAGTTGTTGA
- a CDS encoding helicase-associated domain-containing protein, whose protein sequence is MSDPATPPRSLAEALRARDDASLAVLLRSRPDLITPVPTDLTQLATRAGTRASVVRALERLDRFALQTAQALAVAADPAAYDELLALMAGDEGDPTVAGALPHALGALRDQALVWGADDRLRLVRTARELLAPSPQHPSPTGLGPTVQEATAGMSPGRIQEIVTAAGLPSTHDAVSAVSSLTALFTDRRRMAALLADAPEESREVLTRLVWGPPYGQVTADPASHLRWLLDRGLLLPTAPGTVVLPREVALHLRAGRAHRTTEPLPPPVEASATHRPQMVDSTAAGQAYTALATAEELLKDWDEGGPTVLRAGGLSVRDLKRTAVALDVSEPMAAFWVELAYAAGLLAADGEADERYAATPAYDEWLEQPPAQRWVRLAEAWLTATRTAGVVGGRDAKDRTLSALGPGLDRSAAPEVRHRVLALLAGLPEGASPSAESVLARLRWERPLRGPQQDDDLRGRLARWTLNEAELLGVTGRGALSSQGRALLGARLPEPAAGEPVGPGDKLPVHHHRPTAPHEPLSPTEQAVASAAAARLLTPLLPEPLDHVLLQADLTAVAPGPLRRPLAEMLGVLADVESKGGATVYRFTPGSVRRALDAGRSASDLHAFLAEHSRTPVPQPLAYLIDDVARKHGHLRVGAASAYVRCDDDALLNEILADKRAAALHLRRLAPTVLATRADPAALLDGLRAMGFAPAAESAEGDVLITRADAHRTPPRTAPEPVPDGPPTPDATLLAAAIRAIRAGDLASTTPRRPSGAAAAVTGGDLPRTTSAETLATMQAAVLTGDSLWIGYVNAEGTASQRVIAPVRVEGGFVTAYDHTADEVRTYPLHRITGVAELADDQI, encoded by the coding sequence ATGAGCGACCCGGCTACACCGCCCCGTTCCCTCGCGGAAGCCCTCCGTGCGCGGGACGACGCCTCCCTGGCCGTGCTCCTGCGCAGCCGCCCCGACCTCATCACCCCCGTCCCGACCGACCTCACGCAGCTGGCGACCCGCGCCGGTACGCGGGCCTCCGTGGTGCGCGCCCTGGAGCGGCTGGACCGTTTCGCGCTGCAGACGGCCCAGGCGCTGGCCGTGGCGGCGGATCCGGCGGCGTACGACGAACTGCTCGCGTTGATGGCGGGCGACGAAGGCGATCCGACCGTCGCCGGCGCGCTTCCGCACGCCCTGGGGGCCCTGCGCGACCAGGCCCTGGTGTGGGGCGCCGACGACCGGCTGCGGCTCGTCCGTACGGCACGTGAGCTGCTCGCGCCCTCCCCGCAGCACCCGTCCCCCACCGGACTGGGCCCGACCGTGCAGGAAGCCACCGCGGGCATGTCGCCGGGCCGTATCCAGGAGATCGTCACGGCGGCCGGGCTGCCCTCGACGCACGACGCCGTGTCCGCCGTGTCGTCGCTCACCGCCCTGTTCACCGACCGGCGGCGCATGGCGGCCCTGCTCGCCGACGCCCCGGAGGAGTCCCGGGAGGTCCTCACGCGCCTGGTCTGGGGGCCGCCGTACGGCCAGGTCACCGCCGACCCCGCGTCCCACCTGCGCTGGCTGCTGGACCGCGGCCTGCTCCTCCCGACGGCGCCCGGCACGGTCGTACTCCCCCGCGAGGTGGCCCTGCATCTGCGCGCCGGCCGCGCGCACCGCACCACCGAGCCGCTCCCGCCGCCCGTCGAGGCGAGCGCGACGCACCGTCCACAGATGGTGGACTCGACCGCGGCCGGGCAGGCGTACACGGCCCTGGCGACCGCAGAGGAGCTGCTGAAGGACTGGGACGAGGGCGGGCCGACCGTCCTGCGGGCGGGCGGCCTGAGCGTGCGCGATCTCAAGCGGACCGCGGTCGCGCTCGACGTCTCCGAGCCCATGGCCGCGTTCTGGGTCGAGCTCGCCTACGCCGCTGGGCTGCTGGCCGCCGACGGCGAGGCCGACGAGCGGTACGCGGCGACGCCCGCCTACGACGAGTGGCTGGAGCAGCCCCCCGCGCAGCGCTGGGTGCGGCTGGCGGAGGCGTGGCTGACGGCGACGCGTACGGCGGGCGTGGTCGGGGGGCGGGACGCGAAGGACCGTACGTTGTCGGCGCTGGGCCCGGGCCTGGACCGCTCCGCCGCGCCGGAGGTACGGCACCGGGTGCTGGCCCTGCTCGCCGGGCTCCCGGAGGGGGCGTCGCCGTCCGCCGAGTCGGTGCTGGCGCGGCTGCGCTGGGAGCGGCCGTTGCGGGGGCCGCAGCAGGACGACGACCTGCGCGGCCGCCTCGCCCGGTGGACGCTGAACGAGGCGGAGCTGCTGGGGGTGACGGGGCGGGGGGCGCTGTCGTCCCAGGGGCGGGCGTTGCTGGGCGCGCGGCTGCCGGAGCCGGCCGCCGGGGAGCCGGTCGGCCCCGGCGACAAACTCCCCGTGCACCACCACCGTCCGACCGCACCCCACGAGCCCCTCTCCCCCACCGAGCAGGCCGTCGCCTCCGCGGCCGCCGCCCGCCTGCTCACCCCCCTCCTTCCCGAGCCGCTCGACCACGTCCTCCTCCAGGCCGACCTCACGGCCGTGGCACCCGGCCCGCTGCGGCGCCCCCTGGCCGAGATGCTGGGCGTGCTCGCGGACGTGGAGTCCAAGGGCGGCGCGACGGTCTACCGCTTCACGCCCGGCTCGGTACGCCGCGCCCTCGACGCCGGCCGCAGCGCCTCCGACCTGCACGCCTTCCTCGCCGAGCACTCCCGTACGCCGGTGCCGCAGCCGCTGGCGTACCTGATCGACGACGTGGCCCGTAAGCACGGCCATCTGCGGGTGGGCGCCGCCTCGGCGTACGTCCGCTGCGACGACGACGCGCTGCTGAACGAGATCCTCGCCGACAAGCGGGCCGCTGCCCTGCACCTGCGCCGCCTGGCCCCGACAGTCCTGGCCACCCGTGCGGACCCGGCGGCGCTGCTCGACGGCCTGCGCGCGATGGGCTTCGCCCCGGCCGCCGAGTCGGCGGAGGGCGACGTCCTGATCACCCGCGCCGACGCCCACCGCACCCCACCGCGCACGGCCCCCGAGCCGGTCCCCGACGGCCCGCCGACACCGGACGCCACCCTGCTCGCGGCCGCGATCCGCGCCATCCGCGCGGGCGACCTGGCCTCCACGACACCGCGCAGGCCGAGCGGGGCCGCGGCTGCGGTGACCGGCGGCGACCTCCCCCGCACGACCTCCGCCGAGACCCTCGCCACCATGCAGGCCGCCGTCCTGACCGGCGACTCCCTGTGGATCGGCTACGTCAACGCCGAGGGCACCGCGAGCCAACGGGTCATCGCCCCGGTACGGGTCGAGGGCGGCTTCGTGACGGCGTACGACCACACCGCGGACGAGGTACGGACGTATCCGCTGCACCGGATCACGGGGGTCGCGGAGCTGGCGGACGACCAGATCTGA